The Malaclemys terrapin pileata isolate rMalTer1 chromosome 5, rMalTer1.hap1, whole genome shotgun sequence genomic interval GTGAAATAGTGTTGTCACCCTTTGTGTATTGTCTATAGTGAGGCAAGTGACAAAAAACCACAAAGGAACTGTAACTAGCAGAAATGATGCGGTGGACACATCATTCTAAAGGGGCAGATGGTGTGAGCTCTAGCAGCCAAAGTTACATTTGCTTGGGGAATAGAGAAGGGACAGTGGAGCCTCACATAGGAAGGGGAGGTGGATAGCAGATCCCTCATGATTGTGAGAGGAAGGTAGTGAGAGCCTCCTATTGTTGGGGAAGTAGAGGGAGCTGAAGAAACTGCTACTCAGTTACTACCTTCCTTGCTTCAGAAGCGTCCTGTAAAATGTGTGTCCTATTCGGTTTCTGCTTCCAAATATATTTCTTGTATGGCTGTTCTGGTAGGGAAAGAGTGGCACTGTTGCTCAGGAATCACTTGCACCTCCACCTTCACCATATTTAGTTATAGGCATTCTCACAATTAGCCATCTTTGCTGATGTTCAAACCAAATCCAGGCAGGAGAAATTACCTTACATTTTGAAGCATTGTTCTCCGACATTCTTGACCTGGACTGCCTTCAGGGATTTTGCTGTCCAAGGTAAACTGTCAAATGTCTGCCTGTCTTTCTTAAGGTTGTCTTGAGCCATCAGTGCCATAGTATTCAAGCACTTTCCAGGTAAGCTGAATCTGCATGGTGAGTTTAGTCTTCCCCCTTTCCTGGTTAAAAATGGACTAAAATGCTTAGCTAACTGCTGCCATGGGTAACCACTCATCCTGCTCTTTTAGCAATGGTTTAAAGCATTTAGAATCTGGTTTTTCAAAAGTGTATAGGGTACTTCTGCATGTCCCACTACCTGTGCTTGTGCATCAGAGTTTGGGGGCAGAAGTCCATGgacttttctgaaaatctgaccctacatTCCTCTATGTAGCACACCAACAGTGAGAAATGTGGAGTCCTCCATACAGATACAGAATCATCTTATTTTGTGCTAGGGGCCTAACTATCTAGGTGTTTATACCATGTTCATCACCATGACATTGAATATAAAAGAACAGTCACTATGCTATAGGCATAGGTCTTGAGAATGGCCAATTACATAGGTGATTCAGTTGAATCAGAGCTTGAAGAGcaaatttttttctcctcttttgcaATCCTTGCTTGTTTGACAGGCCCAAACTGAATTACATCACTTCCTAAAAGCAATCAAATACAGCACATCTTAAGAAATTTAACTCACATACACATGAGCAGGAAACAGGAAACGTACTTGTTCCTGTAAAACAGGGAGAAACTAAAATTGAGAATCATGCCTAATCACAAAAAATGTATCATACAGAAACAAAACTTCATGCTGTTTTTTGTCCTGTTTCTCACGGCAGGATCTCCCAGATATGGTAAGTAATAAAGTGTCTTTCACATTCTGAAGTAGAACTATGCAGACATGTTTTATGCCTACAGCGATAGAACTCTGTTACAGGGTAACACCCTGAAAACCTGATCTCACATAGGAGGTTTATGAAAACTTGCACTGTTTGTTTTAGCTTTATTTAACTTTGCTACTtgcatctctctgtgtgtgtgtgtgtgtgtgtgtgtgtgtgtgtgtgtgtgtgtgtgtgtgtgtgtgtgtgtgtgtgtgtgtgtgtgtgtgtttaatagaGATCAGCTTCACTGGCAACATTTGGATCCAAACATCCTTAAATCTCAGGTGTTTTTAGATACAGGGGTTTGGTTAACATCCATCATTATTTTCTGTTATGATTTCCATCATTTGGTGTATTTTGCCTGTAAAAGTTATGTCCTTCATAATGGCATTTAATGGACCAAAAAAATGTACTCTGATTACAGTACATTCAAAGTTTTCAGTTGAATATTTCAAACAGCCATAACGAACAACTTTTGTTAAGCAAAATAATAATCTAGGGATGGTTCatactgtttaaaaatattatgtattGCAGGCTTGAGTAGTTAAACtttgaacaaaaaaatcattaaacTATTACGTGTACAATTGTTTCATTTGTATTTTGCACAAGAAATAGAGGCAGTAACTGAACAATGTTGGTAGctgttttaaagaaaacttaCAAATTGTTTTACTTATGTGCCTTTGGGTGTGAAACAAACCACTGTTGAAATCCTTTAATATACAGTGGTATTATTAGCTGCCCTCAAATTGCTGTATCAAGTGACAGTTCTGCACAAAATGGGGAGAAAGGATAGTCACTCTGTTATTGCTACCCCACTTTAATTATGGTTTTAATGACCATGgtgaaaatggattaaaaaaaaaaaacgattatAGCCATGCTGTAAGTCTGGGCAATAGTCCCTGTCTATACTACAAACCTTACCGTGGTTAAGGGTAATGTCTATACACACAAGTGCCATGACTGAATTATAACATGGCTTGGTCTTGCCTGTGTAGATGGAATAAAAATTGTGTCACAACCATGCTAAGGACGATTATAACCCAAGTTATTAGAAAAAAATCCCTGTCCATAATTATCAGGGAAATTATGCAGAACAAGAAGTCTCTTTCTAAATTTGGTCTAGTAATAATGAAGGACTAGAGCTCTCAGGTGGTCTCTCTAAGGCCTCACCTATGTGTTTGGGGACCATTTACAACATAGTAGGCCTTAAAGATGGTGAAAGCACAATTAGGTCTTGCAGTGTGGATAGGATTATGTTATAAATAACATTTCCAAACTATATTAGAGTCTTACAAAGTCAAAATCCCACAAGTTGAATTACAGCTAAAAGAAGACAAAGCTGTAACTATCTCTGGGGAAAACTGTATTGTAACCAATCCCCTCACCACAGCCAGCTTTATAATGCAGATAAAGGTTGTAAAAGCTGTGCTGGTATTCCCTGGAGTGTTCCATGTCTCTTTGTACTATGTTGAATGAACATTTAGGAAGTTACAGAAAAGGCTTCCTCACTTACTGAGCTATGCCACAAGAACCTTGTTCAGCCAGATAACAGTATTCAACAGTGCTTCATGCAGAGGATGTCAAGAGCTAAGAGGTGATAGAATTTGTGTTGTGTGCCCATGCTATTATCACTTTAGCCATAATTCAAGAGGACTTCTCAGTTCAAGAGCCAAATGTGCTGTAGATTGTACGAACAGCATTTACAGACACCCTATAGTTTGCTGAAAAGATCTCTTAGGTGAAGTCACATACATAGCTAGGACCACTGGGGGATTCTTGTTCTTGACCTCTTTTCCTCCtcataataataatgaatttaaAAATGGATCTGAACCCACATCAGTGTTTGTAGAcataaaaacttttttaaaatctatgagGAAGCTTAGTATAATTGCTAAAAATGGAAGtaaaatcagatttctttttagTCACTATGAAGCTGTCTCCCTCTAACATATTTTGAGACCTAAAATGTGCATGTTAAATTTTCTAGCAAAGTGATAAAGCAAGAAATGAGGGTTTGCTAGGATCCTTCTGTCTGGCCTGGTGCAGCAACTGCTACATTGCTGCATCATCTCTTTTTAAAGATGCATCAAAGTGCAAGTCTCTGAAAAGTGGCCATGTAAAAATGGTACCTTTTTACTCAACCGattaactctgtgtgtgtattcAGCCAGATATTCCCATTTGATTCACAAACAAGTTGTTACTGCTGTTTACTCCTGCACTAGCGAGCTATCTCAGAGAAAGAGAATCCTTCTTACACATCAGTTAAATTGTATATCAAATTCTAGTCAGTGACCCCTGTGCAGTGTTCGTGAAGGTATCTTATGATTGCTGGTATGATAAAAGCTTCAGCTCATTTGGTCTTAAACACAGAGGTCCTCTTGAGTGATACCTTAAGGTAAGAAGATTCACATCACAAATTCGTGAATGCAATGGAATTGcacaagatgtcattgaggcAAAACTGAAAGGTTAAACAGGTGTAACTAAGTGCATAATTTGGtctgcagaacctttattactgTTGATGATGAATGATCCCAGCTTGACTCCTAGATGCTGGTCTGAATTTGCAGGACGGGCAGTAGAAATGTCAGTTAAGCTGGCTATACCAGGGATGAAGTTGTTCCATCATCTAGAAATAAACTTAAGTATATTTCCCTCCTGGTTCACACCTATCTGGACAAGACTTTTTGTAAGCACCCATTTTCTACAGGATTTTTTCTATTGATTTACCCCCACAAACATGTGGCTGTTTTACCCCTCTAGGACAGCATATCTATTAATCAAGCTGGTCTTCAGTTGTTTTAAGGATTCCTACATATCATATCTGAGGCATGTTTCAACATGTTACCTGGGCAAGCCTTGCCCATTTCAAGGAGCAACACTCCCTAGATCAACAGTTACATGAAATCAGATAGAAGAGAGTTGAAATGATGTAGAGAAAAGTTATTAGGTAGAAAGAAACACTTGGGCAAACTGGAgggccccccacccctttccactGTGTTTGTTAATTAAAAAGTCCAATGGAAAACAAAAATCCTGCCTGTACTCCATAAATAATGCCACCTGgagaaatttttaaaagaatgttatgaGTATAGGGTGTATTAACAAACACAGTTATGGGGCTCTCCAGTTTGcacaaatgtttttttcagtATATATAGTATTTTAACTCTGTTTTTTTAGCCTTAAATTGAGTATTTTTTCACATGGACTATTTGTATTTTATAGCAAAGTTTGGAGAAACCAaaattccctttttttaaaaaaaacctgattatTCCATCaattgaaatcttttttttttccttttattttgtgcTTAGGTACAAAgatgtaattttaaaacattccccTCCAGGGACTTGTTTTATCAGAACAATCTAGGTCTGCTCTGGCAATTTTATAATAGGATGTATTTATATTCTTTAGAAAGAGGAAGCTGATTgcatggtttttgttttgtcctccccttcaaattaaaaagagaaatctTGTTTACCTGCCTACTTCATCAAGAAGGCAAACCACTCAGAGCAGGAAATGCAGCAAGCATTGTGTTCAGATGTGGCAACAAAAATATCATTCTTGCTTTTGTTGtgtagagaaatgtggtctagtcTGTATGGCCAGTCAAGAGAAAGAGTCAAGCAAGATTGACCAGCTGCTTTAAAGAGGAGAAGATGCTAAGCAAGACTGTATGCTGTAGTGTACATGTCTGCAAACGATACTGCTTCTCCTTTTCAAAATTTGAATGAACAACTTCATTCATTCGCTAACACAACTAGTTGTGATAAAAGCCCTATTGTGAAATTTAAAGCAACTTTTGAGCGGCTGTTGAATCTTAATCAATTATAAAGGGTCCAATCCTGATACTCTTACTCATGCTCTGTAATATCGTATTCTGTGAGGAGTCACATTACTATTTGTGGATTAAGGTGCTACTCGCTGAGAGTCAGGCTGTCAGAATCTGTCCCAAAGAAAGGGACTAAAAGCACTCATTTGAGTCCCCAAAAATGAAGGCATGTTCTGTGATAGCTCCCATGCTTAGTGCCACCAGTGCATTTCAACTCTGATCTGTAACTCCTCCTCCCACTGGGTGGAGCTATGCTACACTATGCAGTGACTGTATGATGTTGACCAGTGAGGTCATCACAGTCATCATCTATCACTTGAGACCTCAGTCATGCTTTAAATCCTGGTGGCAGTTAAAACATAATTTCTAAATGCAGCAGTTAAAACACAGGAGGTAACAACAATATGCTGGAAGCAGCATTGTATAACTGGCTACTGAACTGCTGAAGGATGTATTTAATTCTCCCAAATTAAATCACTTAGGAAAAAGAAAGTGAGGCTAGATGCTGTTTTGTCTTATGGGAAGTGAACAAATATACATGTTAACAAGGTCACCCTCTGTTATCTGAAATTATCTTTGGCTGGAGACTGGAAAGGGGAATTTTATTTAATAGAGAGACAAGTGATCTGAAATCTGCTTTATAGCTTGAACATGGCAAATAAAGAACAGAAGAGACATTGGAAGAGTCTCTCTGGAACATCGGATGAAAAATATATTCCAGCTGAAAGTTTAGGATTGTGGTTAATGAGATGTTACTATTTGTTCTTGCTTTCAAGTGTACATCATGCTTCAGACGTTTGAAAAGCTTTTATAAAGTATTTGCTCTGGAAATAACAGAAACTATTCCCCCTGCTTTCCCATTTGTACTATTTTTAGCAGTGGGCTTGTTGCTATCAGTATGTTAAGCAGAGGAAGCTGACAGATTTCAAGAGAAGAATGACAAGAGGAGGGATAATTAAGCAAATGTGGATAAATGGTTCTGTGACACTGAGTTGGTTTATCTGTTATGTCAGTATTATGGTTAGCCATGCAGGCGTCTGCAACACACATGTCTATACTGGTGCTTTGGCCCATCATGACTAGATGATGATGTTAACTGTCAAATGGAATTGCTGCAAACACTGGTGGTGACTAGAAACAATTTCTGGGAAGAAGAATCTGGAAGAACCAGGTTGCCAGGAATAGAAgtgcagtacagtaactcctgtGCCAGTGGATCCTCTTGATAGGGTTTAAGCAGAACCAAGAATATAATGGGTTATCAATGCATGCAAAAATAAGAGGATACATGTAAGAGGTCACATGAAGGGTATTACCTACCAAAGAGGCAGAGATTCTGTTTTGTTGTTGAATGAAGATGGGAAATAGTAAATAAAGAAGTTAAGTTTTACTAATTAatgttttgtaaaatgctttgaaggaGATCAGTTAAAAGTTGTTGCTATGTTTTGAATGAAGTAGTCTGATGatctatttttaatattaaacattttttgatTATAATTTTTAGTAAAGGATAAAATGACCAGGCACTCAGATGATGAGTATGgcataaatacctagatagataAATCATCACTACAAtaacttaggtttcagagtaacagccgtgttagtctgtatccgcaaaaagaagaacaggagtacttgtggcaccttagagactaacaaatttattagagcataagctttcgtggactacagcccacttcttcggatgcatatagaatggaacatatattgaggagatatatatacacacatacagagagcataaacaggtgggagttgtcttaccaactctgagaggccaattaattaagagaaaaaaaaacttttgaagtgataatcaagctagcccagtacagacagtttgataataagtgtgagaatacttacaaggggagatagagtcaatgtttgtaatggctcgtcattacaaacattgactctatctccccttgtaagtattctcacacttattatcaaactgtctgtactgggctagcttgattatcacttcaaaagtttttttttttttctcttaattaattggcctctcagagttggtaagacaactcccacctgtttatgctctctgtatgtgtgtatatatatctcctcaatatatgttccattctatatgcatccgaagaagtgggctgtagtccacgaaagcttatgctctaataaatttgttagtctctaaggtgccacaagtactcctgttcttctttttacaataaCTTAATGCAATAAACTcagattattttaataatttgaaatctTGTTCCCTAGGATACAGCCTCAAGAGACACTTATCTCCTTCCAAAGATCTAGCAGTAAGGAGAAGCAATGTGGTCGGGTGGATTAAGCATGAGATAGGGATCTCGAGTTCTAATTCCGGTTTTCTCACTGACTCACTATGTGTCCCCTGGGCAACCCACTTCACTTGTCTCCCTTTATTTCCTCGTTTGTATAATTGATATAATTGCTCCTCTCACAGGATGGATGAGGATTTATGTGCTTACGAAGCAATTCACGTGTAAAATACTATTGGTCCCAGTCCAGTGAAGGTCCTGAGTGCCTCCAGCATGGGGCTGAGAATCTTTAGCTCTCATTTACTTAAATGGAAGCTGAGGAGGATCAGCACCTTGTAGGAAGATGTTTAGCACATCACAGAATCAGATCCAATATGTTATTAAAACAGCCAGACAGTCTTACCCTCATATATTCAGTACAATGAAAGCCACAGAACACAGGGCACTATCTAAAATAGCAGACAACACTGAGCAGTCACAACTTCAGCTCATTTTAGGCTGAGAGTTATTTAAGACTTGATACATGGAAATGTACAAAGGACTCATTCCTGCACCCTTCACTCAGGCAaaagcttccattgacatcaacaggagGTTTTGCCTCACAATAGGGCCCACAACTTGTTGTAGTTGTTCGAGTGTTAAACACCACAACGGTTAATAAAATCTATCTGAGGCAGCCTTGAATAATCCTGCTCACTCAACGCAGGCAGAAAGTTTTCCCATATCACAGTGATCGATGTTATCAActgtagccccattgacttgaacaaacaaacaaaaaactccacCCCAATTACATTTGAAATGAGGGTAGCCAACTCGTTAGCTGCTACTTGTGCTATACTGCCTGGCTGAAGGAGGAGCTCTACTCACTGCCTCATTGTAGGTGGAGATGGAGGAACTGCAGTTGTGTCTACTAAATTCTCCATGTTCTTGGCTCTTCCAGTGCAGAGTCCACGGGGAGGATGAGTGAAAGTCAGCAGTTTCTATGGGCTTTGCCTTCTCCTGGGCCAGACCTATTCcggcccccttctcctccctctccctgccccaagccAATTGAGAGACTCTGGGGAGAAAACAATGGAGAAACAGAGAAAATGGTGAATTTTATGGAGGGCAGAGGAGAGATTTGATGAGTCAGAGATAACGGGGTGAGCCAAGCTGATTGAGTGGGTGGAGGATGAGTCTAGGACTCAATCAGGAGAAAAGAGGAATGGCTGCCGGTGTGGTGGGGTTGTGCGGTGTGTGAGAGAATTTATATTGCGCAAGAGCAAGCGGGTGGATGTGGTTGTCTGGGAATGGGGTTACACATGTTACTGTTTATAAGAAGAGCAAGCTAGCAGAATTTTGTCCGTATTATACGTTTTCTTGACAAATTGGCAAGGGTAATGTGGTTATGTATGAAGCGCCCATCACTGTGGTCAGTCAGTCTGCAGACATTCaagtgtggtttaaaaaaaacaaacaaaccaggatGGGTACAGGAGAAATGAAGAAGAAATTTTAAAACCATATGCTTTGACTCACTATTTATTTTGATTATCCAATTAAAAAGTGAAAACTTAAGATGTTTACCTATATTTGGCAGGCACTGCAAATGAAGAAGCTTCAGGAGATGGTTCACCAGCATTGAATATCAAAGTAACACCTAGACCAGAGACATCTGCAGAATATTTTACAACTGCAGGTGACCATGATCTGAAACCTGCCATCAAACCAACAGAGATTGAGATAAATGTTGAAACAGGAAATAATGCAAGTACTGGGTTAAATGATATGAATAATGACAACACCCCAGAAATGGCAGATGTACAGCCTGCCTTAATGTTTGGCATTCCTGTGGTGATACTAGTCCTACTAATTCTGCTGATCATTTTCTTTGTGATAcgtcataaaaggaaaaagtctAAGCAAGGTAAATTTTAGGACTTCTCAAGTTTTAGAAGGATCTTGGTAGAAAATATTGAACATGAACAGGAAAGGATTTCAGGAAATGGAATGCAATGTTTATGATGTATTTCTCTATTTAGCGATACTTGAATTTTCATATGCAGAAATGGAATGTATTATGAAACTCTAGAGTTCTGTTTTCCTCACTAACTCTTAGCACACTATGTACAGTGTACCCCATGTAAATTGGTCTAGTTCTGCTTCTTAGCACCCTCTGCTTATCTCTCACATCTATGACAGCTATGGGCTATAATAAGATCCTCTGCCATCTCAGCCCTCTGGTAACATTTCAGGGCAAAGAGATAACTATTTGACCATGCATGTTTTTTTCTTGTTCTGTTCTTATGCTTACTAATTCACTGTTGAGGGTAATTCTCTAATGAACAATTTACTTCTTTCATTACTGACAGGGAGAAACTAactgaaaataaaagcaaaatcttCATAAGAGGGAATTTATCTTAGCACTTCAAGGGAAGCTTTCACAGAGACCCTGTAGTGCGATTGCTGTTATGAAACCACTTGTTCAGATCAAAGTAAACTGCTTAAGAATAATGTGATCAGAGTAACTGTATTCTGCAATAAGATGATGCAATTTCAGGAAGGTACATACACCCTACCTCAATAACTCCGCTGTGTGAAACAATAGGAACTGAACAGAGGAAGGGTCTTAAAGATATAGAGTGATGTAGGAACTTTTGAAGGAGGTGTACTGAtatattttggaatattttgtGCTGTTAAAAGTATGTCAGCCTACAAATATTAAACCATAAATAGATACTTAGGGCCAAACTTTCAGTGTGCCTCTGAAAATGCCCCTGCATTAGTATTAGGTACATCACTGATACACACAAAATGGGTAATGAAGCTTCTGCCTGGTTGTTCATATGTGTTGGGGATGTTCATGTAACTATATGGGTACATTTTCAGAGCCCACTGGAAATTTGATCTTAAAGATTGCTAATGCACAATTCTGGGTTCCTGCTCACTTTTTCCTTTTGCTTGGAAGCAGTCCATTGGGTGTCTTAGCCTTGTAGACATTCTACTCAGCCTATCCAATGCTCCTGACATGACTCATTGGCaaacagagagaaaaggtggatgCGCTGGTGTGGGTTGGAGGCTTTGGTGTCTTCTGGCTGGGCTGAATTTAAAATGAGCTGATTTGAACCATAAAATAATTGTACAATGTGGATATTACACCCAGCCCTTCATTCTTTTTATTACATGCTGGGACTCCTAAAGCATTTTAGGCCCGTACAGAAGAGATGAGTTCTCTGTATAATGGCCTGCTATGCCACACCACCTgactgcttgcttgcttgctctctctctctctggtatttATATCTATCTGTATATGCACATATCCCTTCTGTTCTTCCTACAGTTTCTAGTATTCCTTAATATCTCATCCTACCCTCAGTCCTTTTTCATTTTCCATCTCTCGTGTGGCGTCTCATCCAGCTTCCCTGACGATTGTTCCCTTTGGTCTCTGTAATTTAGCACTCTGAGATTTCAGCTACCATTCAAGCttctttaccttttcctccaATGTGGAAACCAGCTCCTATGATCTTCATTCATAAATAGGTACACTACACATGATCTGTCTCAAAGCTTGCAATACACCAATTTTTATACCAGTTGTTACTTTTTCAGGATGTCACTTTCCTTCCTGGAATCTGTTAGGTTCAAGGAACTCTGTGTTTGCAGTCTCCTGTTCACATTCTGAATGTTAACTCCCACTGCACTGATCGGTATCTTAGGTTTACCTCAGTTACTGATTTCTGTTCAAGCCAAACAGGGCAAGGTGACTCATGGGAGGGGCATGGGTCAAGTGTCCCTCCAGCAGCCGGcttgggtggggagaggtggggccaGTGCAGTGCAGTGGCTGACTGGGAGAGTGCCTGGCTGCGGCAGCAACTGGCTGCCCCCACCCAGGCGCAGCTTCTGGGGACAGTGGCCCAGCAAGCCGGAACCTTCCCACCCCTCTGGTATGCTCACAGTCGGCTCCTGTCCCCAGAAGTCGAGCCTGGGCAAACAGTGGACTGCcgttgccccctccccagccaggctctctcataGCTAGCTACTGCTGTGCACAGAGCATGCGGGGGAGGTCGGTTGGGGGCTCCGACTCAGTCAGCTGCTGTCCTGGAAGCCAAGCCCAGGCGGGAAGCAGCCCGCTGCCGCCACAGCCAAGCTCTCTCCCAGACAGCTGCTGGGCAACATCTGGGAGTGGCTCCAGGGCCTGGCTGCTAGAGAGAGCAGCCAAACATGCCAGGGGGGAGCTGGCGCAGCAGGAGGATAGagtccccccccgccctcccagtaacgtgcagtggggaggggacggggagagcatgggggccctgggctggtggGAGTCACATGGGGAGATCACGTGTCCTCCCCTGTAGCTGGTGCTCCCCCCCACCATCATTTCATGTATATTAATAACCAGCAAGAGTGGCTGGTGGTCAGCTTCTTTTAGTACATTAGAGAAAACGACTGATTAAAAGCAATCAGCACCTATGTAAACTACAGACTACGTGGTTAATGGAAGAAAACGTATAAAGCATTTTAGTTTTAATCTAAAGGATAACCAGTTATATATGAAAACTGTTCCGTGTTTAAAATAAACCTACTGCAGAATTTTCCCAGCTATTTGGGATATCACATTAAGAGAAAATGGATAGTTAGTTAAAGACAAGTTAACTATACATTAAActttttaacttattttatttcAGATGAACTGGGAAGTGAAAATGTCAAAAGGTAACATTTATAGATATTGCTTATTGTTCTAGCTTGTTTCCTAAAGTAGACCATGTTAATTTTTAGGGCCTTATTGTTGTGGTTTTAAACTTATTGTATGTCCTGCACATCTTGAGGAGTCTATATTTTGTACTTTCAACACTCTTACCCTTTCTCATTCATTAACCCTAGAGGAGGCTAAAGGACCCCAAGTCCCATCAAATAATTACCACTGTTGTATTTTGTGGTTGATATATTGTAGGGTGCATTACCTCCTGCTAACATTTGCAGGCTCCTCTGGTGATTATAGTACATCTGGCTGTCACTGTGGGACTTCTGATCCTTCAGCATATAGACTGCAGGTAGCAGAGGGAGATGGCACCGAGCAGGGAATACAGGCTTCTGTTGGGATTATTTCAGCCACACAGGTGGAGTATGACATAGGTGCCATAAGGCCTTTGATCCAGCCTGCTGTCTACAGCCCCACCACTAGTTTTGGGCACGAGCCACCATCGATTCTCTTACTCTAAATGTGGATATCACAGGATACAACTATACTTTGGGTAACAGGGACAGGCTTCCTGGCTCTGTCCATAAATTCTATCTGCCCAGAATAAGCTTTATGTCATGttcaattatttttcaaatttgCTTGCTCATTATTACATGGCATGTAAAGATTCTCTGGAGCTTGTGTGACCTGAATAACCCATGTCCAATAAaaacaagcaggctgcagaatAGTTCTCAACCATTTGATAGTTGTtaccttattatttattttactgagaTCCTTCCTCATGGTAAGTGCTGAAAATTATTAAAATGGATTTAGGGGGGAGAGATTCCCTttaattcaggggttctcaaatttcattgcccCACGACCCActcctgacaacaaaaattactacacaacctcAGGAGTGGGGACCGAAGCCTATATCCGCCTGAGCTccgctgccctgggtggggggcaaagCAGAAGGCCAAGGGCTTCAGTCTCAGGTTGGCAAGGTGTAACTTCAGCCCTGCTGTCCAGGCCCCAGCAAAtctgagccagccctgatgaccccattaaaacaggatcCCGACCCTGAACCACTGCTTTAATTcatgttaaaaatacaaaataaagttaGCAATAGTCTTTCAACCATGAGGCTGTTTCTAAAAATGATCAGTAAAGGAAAGAGTAAAATTAGTAACATGTAGTTAGTATAGTTatgaccttttctttttaggtcaTTGCTGAAACCAACCTCCTGGTTGCAATAGCATTTCTAACTTAGGGCTCTATCTTGCTACCATTGAAGCAATGGGAGTTTcaccatggatttcaatggggtgGAATCAGACCCTTTATTTTCTAATTTTCTATCTACAGTGTGTAGTTAAGATACCCATTTATTCCATTTGTGGGCCATGATTATTTGTTTCTTACCTGTTGAACTGACACATCTTCAAAAAGTAAACTCACTAGAACAGCATTGGTGTCCCACAATTACGGCCCAGAATTATACAAGATTGATATAAT includes:
- the TMEM154 gene encoding transmembrane protein 154 isoform X1, with amino-acid sequence MPNHKKCIIQKQNFMLFFVLFLTAGSPRYGTANEEASGDGSPALNIKVTPRPETSAEYFTTAGDHDLKPAIKPTEIEINVETGNNASTGLNDMNNDNTPEMADVQPALMFGIPVVILVLLILLIIFFVIRHKRKKSKQDELGSENVKSPIFEEDTPSVMEIEMEELDKWMNSMNKNADGECLPTVKEEEKESNVFTSDCES
- the TMEM154 gene encoding transmembrane protein 154 isoform X2: MPNHKKCIIQKQNFMLFFVLFLTAGSPRYGTANEEASGDGSPALNIKVTPRPETSAEYFTTADELGSENVKSPIFEEDTPSVMEIEMEELDKWMNSMNKNADGECLPTVKEEEKESNVFTSDCES